The Lolium rigidum isolate FL_2022 chromosome 1, APGP_CSIRO_Lrig_0.1, whole genome shotgun sequence region catgcctcctccaaacatgcctcctccaaacatgccggtcgtggaagtgttcatgttggctaccaacaatctctttttggccaacacttcatcgcgaagaaggttgatgtactccttttgcctctcatccatatgggaagtatccatcaagaaaagcttcctctcctcctccgctaggcgtccttgctcctcggtggcttgcctcttctcctccaaagccaacttcctctcctcgttggcggcaatcctctcctccaaagcggctctcctagcttcaatagcatccatagcctctttctccaagtttcgttgcatctttctatcttcatttgcttgcaaccttgcgtttgcaatcctttccatagccatggcaatgtcatcatctccggccttctttcccttcatttccttggcggtcttcctaccatgcacattcctccggccattgttgacggagtgaggagtggagcttctcttcatccgcccttcatcacttgaatcatcatcatcgatgattgttgcatcaccggtagcattggccgccatagttgccgcGTCCATCTTGCCGCGcgtcttccacttctcttcattccctagcacttcatagcaatgatgcaaggtgaatggcttgccaagaatcttattgcctttcttgttcttctttcccacatccctaaacaatccttgagccatggaGTTCTACACATATGCGGAAAAGAAAATAGATGAGCCATATGAAGTAGAACCGTATTCTTgtcatatgagccatatggtgaacatagtagaatgacttaccctatcattctcattagtgccacttggattgagaacatcgatgttggcttgcacgcccgcccatttttggcaatcggtgttgataccggaccaacgggaccgaagtgagcgcatggttcgctcgatcccacttgtgtttgtgttgaagtaatccgtcatcctcatccaatatgtttctcttgtttggtcggtaccggttgttggatccattccaattgtcaaccacgtcttgcaaagcaacttgtcctccgctatggtgtagttggcggaccggccgggagggcgaggttcaatcaagccttctccttcctcatctacatcctcatattcctcctccccatcggcggcttcatcatgcaagaacgaggatccaacattcattgtgtccatgaatgccgcatcatccactctacattgcaatgaaattcattactACACGGCTAGGTATGCATCAATAAACTAGAATTcgacaaaaactcgtgttttttacctctcgggcatttcatcatccaccatatgtgcgcccgcgcggttgccggacggaggcgtcggctgggtcggctgggtaggcggaggaggaggaggcgcctggtTCGGCTGGGTCGGCTgggtcggcggcggaggaggaggaggaggaggccggcgggcGACGGGCTTCTTTGCTTtcttcggcggcgcgacggcggcggggctgAGGTGTGACCGCTTGGTCGCCGGTACCTTCCCCCTCCTCGGTGCGGTGCCCTGCGCGGCCATCTGCGCCGCGGCGGCGCCTGCGTGCAGTGCCACACGCGGCGGGGCGAACAGCACACGCGCAGCGGCCGTTGGGTTGCCGACGTCGACGccggcgctagggtttggcggcggcgcggcggaattggcggcggcggagggtgcgacagcgtagggaggggtcggcgggttgccggaggggtcgttcatcgtcgggatcgccggcggcgcgcggagaccaCAGATTGGGCGACCGGAGTAGCGACGCGGaagaggaagtttcagcgcgggggttttttcgcgcttggacgagcgatgccgcgcgttgtagccgacgcgccagatatgccgctcccTTTTGTgtaaaacgccgcgcgccctaattTTTTTACAGCGCCGTGCCGTATACCGCGCTTGCTGGAGGGCCGCATTtcctcccgcgcgcgctatatcggacgtttttatgccgcgcggcctatatagcgcgcctgttggagatgctctgacgACCCATCGCTAAATTTTACTGTAGATAGCACTCTCTGCAAGGTCATGCATTGCAATTATACCCATGTTATTATTGATTTGCATGGTTGTCGCGAGATACATAGAAGAATTTTAAAAATTCCTTGGATGACCGTTCTTGCAATTAAAATGAAGTGGAGGGTgagcagaggaagaagatagGCTCCTTTACTTGGGCCAATCCCAGCTCACGCCCCCCTCGCGGCACCTAACTTAACCATGGTTAGTTGAGCACCTTAAATCTAACCCACACCATAACCCATCTCCCCTCTCGCTCCACCCACCCCTCACACTCGCACAAGCTCTCGCGCACGCACTCTGCACGAACGCGCACGCACGGAGGCACCGGGAGAGCGAGCGCGGCGAGCACTCGGAgtcaggaaggaggcggcggaggcagcGGGGCGTCGTGCCGGGGAGCGGGAGGCAGGCCCTGGTGACGCGCCGGACGCCGGAGGGAAGACAGGGGCGGCTGCGGCGCACCGGCCAGATCTGCGGCCCCGCCGGCGGCGGGCCGCCATTTCCGAGGCTCCGCATTGGTTCAGGTACGCGCCGGCGCTCGTTCCACCGTTTCCCCTGGGAAATCTCATCGCCTCTGCTTCCATATTTCGCCGTTATCCCAGCATCTGTTTTCTCTTCTGGAAAAAAAATGGCATTTTTACTGGAAAAAAAACCCTGCACTTCCTTGCCAAGGAACTCATAGTATTAGTTCCTCCGGGATTTTAGCTGCCTCGGACACGCATTATCCGGCAGCCTGGCGAGTTAATGCCTCCCCTTGCGGCCAGCGTAGCTCGTGGCACTGAGCGTTCCAATCCTCCGTCGATTTCTGGATTGCTTCTGAAGCAACTGATCTGTGTCTGGCCCAAGTTTCTGCCTTGCGCAGCTTCCTTAGTCTAGATTCAGCTTGAAAGCTACCGGATTTCTGTGATAAAAACAAGGCTTTTGACAGCTGCATCTGAATTTTTACTGACTGTAGTGAGGTGAAATGAAATGTCAGTTCGCTCCCGTGCCAGGAAAAAACAGATTGGGGGCTTGTCGAATCTAGAGGTAATGAAGCTGCTGCTGCGCCCAGCTACCACACTCAACCGTGGACTTTGAGTTTTCCTGGTTCGTTTGCCACATGGAAAGTTCACTAGACACTTGCCTGGATCTCATCATCGGTTGCCGGAGATTCAGGGTAGGAAACGCACGGATGGTAGCATTGATGGAGGAGTGAATGGGGGGACATCAAGAATCTCCGGATGAAACTGTAATTAAAATGCAGCTAGATTCAACGAACATACCATATCTTCAGTATGAGGCTTTAAAAACGTGGTAGCCAGAGAAGGAAAGTGGTAGCCCACTCCTTATGTATACCAACTTCATATTTTATATAGAACATGAATCAAGCGCGAGTAGTCTGCAAGTCGTGCGGGAGAGTCCCTGTTTTCTGGTTTTTATACTTGATAGTGGTTAGGAAGTCATATGCGGAATCATTAGTTTCATATGGAGTACTTATTAGCGGTTGTTTCCGACTCAAAAAATTGATAATAACCTCCTCCACTTGCTCTTTCTGTTTTCGCAGGATCTAGCTGTCTAAAGGCTGGGCTCCTCGGTTTTGCAGTAGCATCCCATTGCAGTGGAGATCACTGCTGCCTTAACCTTCCTTAGGCGTCTTTGCTGCTCTATATCTAATGTGGAAGATGTCACTCGTTGCCTGATGATTGCTGCTGTCTCGCACTCGACCACTGCGGCATCTGCAGAGTTTGACAGGCACAAGGGAGTGGACTGGAGTAAGAAGGGTGCCATCGTTGCAGCTGCCTCTAGTGTGTTGGCCTCAATTCCTTTGCTGTCAGCCATGTCTCGCAACTTGGAGGGCCCAGTCCAGACCCAGATGGCAGTTTCAGCCTTGAGCAGCTCTCTGATTGGTGACCCTAGCAAAACTAGAAGCGATGTGAGGGCTGTTGGATGGAAGCGTGTTTTTGTTCAGACCGACACTGGCTTTGTACTGGCTGTTCAGCTAGATCGTGGTGACAGTGCACACACCGTCAAAAGGAAGCTGCAGCTGGCTCTGAATGTTCCCACTGAGGAGAGCTCTCTGACATTTGGTGATCATGTTCTGAAGAACGATCTCAGCAGCGTCCGGAATGATTCCCCGCTGCTTCTGACCAAGACCTTCATGCATCGGAGCTCCTCCACCCCATGCCTGTCTCCTACAAGCAAGGATCTCCAGCAGCAAAAGGATAGGGGTGGTCCAGTTGAAGTTCTAGTGTGTCCAAGAAGCTGCTCTCAGGCAaagcagcttgttaaggatgtTGCTAGGGCCATAAGAAATGGTGTGGATCCAACACCTGTCAATAGTGGGCTTGGTGGTGCCTACTATTTCAGGAACAGCAAAGGTGAGAATGCTGCCATTGTGAAGCCAAATGACGAGGAGCCATTTGCACCCAACAATCCAAAAGGTTTCACAGGGAGAGCCCTTGGGCAGCCAGGCCTCAAAAGGTCTGTTCGAGTTGGTGAGACTGGTTTTAGAGAGGTTGCAGCATACCTTCTGGACTATGGTAACTTTGCTAATGTCCCTCCGACAGTTCTTGTTAAGATTTCACATCCTGTATTCAATGTGAATGAAAGTGTCGGCTCTACCAACAAGAAGGCATCTGTGGGTTTTGCACGCGCTGTTAGCAAGATTGCCTCACTTCAGCAGTTTGCTCCTCATGATTTTGATGCTAGTGACCTTGGCACTTCAAGCTTCCCTGTATCTGCTGTTCACAGGATTGGTATTCTTGACATCCGAATCTTCAACACTGATAGACATGGTGGAAACATTCTGGTAAGGAAGGTGACTGAAGCAGGAAAATTTGGGAATGAGACTGAGCTGATTCCTATTGACCATGGTCTCTGCCTCCCGGAGTGTTTAGAAGATCCTTATTTTGAATGGATTCACTGGCCGCAGGCATCAATCCCCTTCTCTGAGGATGAGCTTGAGTACATAGCAAATCTTGATCCAGTGAAAGATGCTGACATGCTTCGCATGGAGCTTCCTATGATCCGAGAAGCCTGCCTCCGAGTGCTAATCCTCTCGACCATATTTCTTAAAGAAGGCGCGTCATTTGGTCTTTGCCTTGCAGAGATTGGTGAGATGATGAGCAGAGAATTTACCGGGATGGAAGATCAGCCAAGTGAGCTTGAAGTTGTCTGTATGGAGGCAAGGAGGCTAGCAACAGAAAGAGAGGAGTTTTCCACGGAACATGATTCTGGTGATGAAGATGTAACTCAGTTTGAACTGGATTGTGAAGATGATCATGACATACCAAAAACACCACCAGCCTACCATTTTGAATTTAAGGGTGGGAGCTCCAGAAACCCGCTGTCAAAATTGAATGAGGCcattgaagaggaggaagatgacatTGAGGAGGAAGAAAGCAATGCAGAAAAGTTAGCATGCCCCAAGCCTGTGAACAAGTGGCTTCCTAACATTTCCAAGCTATCGACCTCATTGAGTGGTGTCAGTCTCATGGACAAAAGCCAGCGTCAACTGCCTGCTATTCTTAAGGGAGTAGATTCTGTGAAAACTTCCGAGAGCAACAACAACCGTAGTGGCTCTCAAGTTGGTAACTGGAGGAGTGCGAATGAACAGCTCCCGACGAGTGCAAGCTTTGTGAAGCTGGCTGACATGGGTGTCGAGACATGGGGCATGTTCCTCGAGAAGTTCCAGGAGCTGCTCCCCGGCGCATTCCGCTCGCACAAGAGCGGCGCCACAGGGCAGAGGGCGAGGCAGAGGCTGGGCACTTCTTGCCAGTTTTGAGTTAGTTCAGGAGTAGGGAAATCGTTTGGCTGCTGCTGTTTGCTTGCCGTGGCTTTCTTGTTAGGTGTCAAAGGTATGCGGTCGTCCAATAAAAGCCATCCTTTACAGTCTTACAATAGGGTTCGAATGATTCAGCGCCATCGTCAGAGGTCCATGTTTAGAAGATGGCCTTTTCTGTATATATTTTCCCCTTTCATTTCTTTTCTAGCTAGTTGCCTGGAGGAGGTTGGGATGTGTTGTCTGTCTAGTCCTTGGCCACCCAGTTCCTCCACTCATGATATGCATTCGAAATTTTCATTCAAATAAAGTAAACATTCAAGAAAAGGTTAATGGTGTAGTAGGTACACATTGTTCAGACTTCAGAGT contains the following coding sequences:
- the LOC124649566 gene encoding phosphatidylinositol 4-kinase gamma 7-like — protein: MIAAVSHSTTAASAEFDRHKGVDWSKKGAIVAAASSVLASIPLLSAMSRNLEGPVQTQMAVSALSSSLIGDPSKTRSDVRAVGWKRVFVQTDTGFVLAVQLDRGDSAHTVKRKLQLALNVPTEESSLTFGDHVLKNDLSSVRNDSPLLLTKTFMHRSSSTPCLSPTSKDLQQQKDRGGPVEVLVCPRSCSQAKQLVKDVARAIRNGVDPTPVNSGLGGAYYFRNSKGENAAIVKPNDEEPFAPNNPKGFTGRALGQPGLKRSVRVGETGFREVAAYLLDYGNFANVPPTVLVKISHPVFNVNESVGSTNKKASVGFARAVSKIASLQQFAPHDFDASDLGTSSFPVSAVHRIGILDIRIFNTDRHGGNILVRKVTEAGKFGNETELIPIDHGLCLPECLEDPYFEWIHWPQASIPFSEDELEYIANLDPVKDADMLRMELPMIREACLRVLILSTIFLKEGASFGLCLAEIGEMMSREFTGMEDQPSELEVVCMEARRLATEREEFSTEHDSGDEDVTQFELDCEDDHDIPKTPPAYHFEFKGGSSRNPLSKLNEAIEEEEDDIEEEESNAEKLACPKPVNKWLPNISKLSTSLSGVSLMDKSQRQLPAILKGVDSVKTSESNNNRSGSQVGNWRSANEQLPTSASFVKLADMGVETWGMFLEKFQELLPGAFRSHKSGATGQRARQRLGTSCQF